Proteins encoded together in one Acidobacteriota bacterium window:
- a CDS encoding ABC transporter permease: MNDLKLAVRGLFRSPLFSIVAVLSLALGIGANTAIFTLIDQILLRKLPVKNPDELVMLHQQGPHSGSNMGSRMHSYPIYEEYRKRGEPLAEVLARRLASASISVDNQTERVEVEMVSGNFFTMLGVGPALGRVFNSQEDDQVYQGHPVVVLSHHYWVTRFGRDPAVIGKKILVNNYPMSIVGVSAEGFAGIDPARSPQIRVPIQMKPVVVPEWEWVRMNDERTRWVQVFARLKPGYTAETAQAPMQGLFTQIRQHEMTLPGAKNWTQFVRDRFMTGQLKVEPAAMGYSSLRNDFSTALVVLMAMVGLVLLIACANVANLLIARGFMRQKEIAVRLSLGATRGQLVRQLLTESVLLSFIGGSAGILLSVALTRGLISLIPSDQPLLVQPTPDLRILLFTFSLTLLTGVVFGLLPALKASNPDQWGTLKDTVGGIAGSGGSLFLRKGLVAAQVALSFLLLFGAGLFVRSLQNLQTTDTGVVLDNLVTFRLNPALSGYENQQGVNFYRELLDRLNSSPGVKSAGTASVSILAGDEWDSTMSVEGHQAEEGEDMQAFMNSLSPGYFQTMGIPFIEGRDFTRADAKQDATVAIVNQKFARHFFGDKSAVGRHVGFGPGPEAKLTIQIVGVVADSLYEGPREGVRRQVFIPSWGRGGVAFYMRTTDASSSAFNLVRSEVKRLDAGMPVFGIKTLQGQLDETLLSDRLIAMLSAGFGLLATLLASVGLYGVMAFIVARRKKELGLRLALGAEPASLVWLVMKEVLLLLVIGLVVGVPAAIALGRYVSSQLFGIEPNDPWMAVSTMALLTLVSAAAGMIPARRASQIDPILALRYE; the protein is encoded by the coding sequence ATGAACGACCTGAAGCTCGCCGTCCGCGGCCTGTTCCGCAGCCCGCTGTTCTCGATCGTCGCCGTCCTGTCCTTGGCCCTGGGAATTGGCGCCAATACGGCGATCTTCACACTGATCGACCAGATCCTGCTGCGCAAGCTCCCGGTCAAGAACCCGGATGAGCTGGTCATGCTCCACCAGCAGGGTCCGCACAGCGGCAGCAACATGGGCTCGCGCATGCACTCGTATCCCATCTACGAGGAGTACCGGAAGCGCGGCGAGCCGCTGGCCGAGGTCCTGGCGCGGCGGCTGGCCTCCGCCTCGATCAGCGTTGACAACCAGACCGAACGGGTCGAGGTCGAGATGGTGTCGGGTAATTTCTTCACCATGCTTGGGGTCGGCCCGGCGCTCGGCCGGGTCTTCAACTCGCAGGAAGACGACCAGGTCTACCAGGGCCACCCGGTGGTGGTGCTGAGCCACCACTACTGGGTCACGCGCTTCGGCAGGGACCCGGCCGTGATCGGCAAGAAGATTCTGGTCAACAACTACCCCATGTCGATCGTCGGCGTCTCGGCCGAAGGCTTTGCCGGGATCGATCCCGCGCGCTCGCCGCAGATCCGCGTGCCGATCCAGATGAAGCCGGTGGTGGTGCCCGAGTGGGAATGGGTGAGGATGAACGACGAGCGGACGCGCTGGGTGCAGGTGTTCGCGCGCCTCAAGCCAGGCTACACCGCCGAAACCGCGCAGGCGCCCATGCAGGGCCTGTTCACGCAGATCCGCCAGCACGAGATGACGCTGCCCGGCGCGAAGAACTGGACCCAGTTCGTGCGCGACCGTTTCATGACCGGGCAACTCAAGGTCGAGCCGGCGGCGATGGGGTACTCGTCGCTGCGCAACGACTTCTCCACTGCGCTGGTCGTGCTCATGGCGATGGTCGGCCTCGTTCTGCTGATCGCGTGCGCCAACGTCGCCAACCTGCTGATCGCCCGCGGCTTCATGCGCCAGAAGGAAATTGCCGTGCGGCTGTCGCTCGGCGCGACCCGCGGACAGCTGGTGCGGCAGTTGCTGACCGAAAGCGTGCTCCTGTCATTCATCGGCGGCTCGGCCGGCATCCTGTTGTCGGTCGCGCTCACCCGCGGCCTGATCTCGCTGATTCCATCGGACCAGCCGCTGCTGGTGCAGCCGACCCCGGATCTGCGCATCCTGCTGTTCACGTTCTCGCTGACGCTGCTGACCGGCGTGGTGTTTGGCCTGCTGCCCGCACTGAAGGCAAGTAATCCCGATCAGTGGGGCACGCTCAAGGACACCGTGGGCGGCATTGCCGGGTCGGGCGGATCTTTGTTCCTGCGCAAGGGCCTGGTCGCAGCGCAGGTCGCGCTCAGCTTCCTCCTGCTGTTTGGCGCCGGCCTGTTCGTGCGCAGCCTGCAGAACCTGCAGACCACCGACACCGGTGTTGTACTCGACAACCTGGTGACGTTTCGGCTGAACCCCGCGCTCAGCGGCTACGAGAACCAGCAGGGCGTGAACTTCTACCGCGAATTGCTCGATCGCCTCAACTCGTCGCCCGGCGTGAAGTCGGCCGGCACCGCGTCGGTGTCGATCCTCGCCGGCGATGAATGGGACAGCACCATGTCGGTCGAGGGCCACCAAGCCGAGGAAGGCGAGGACATGCAGGCGTTCATGAACTCGCTGTCGCCCGGGTACTTCCAGACCATGGGCATCCCGTTCATCGAGGGCCGCGACTTCACCCGTGCCGATGCGAAGCAAGACGCCACGGTTGCCATCGTCAACCAGAAGTTCGCGCGGCATTTCTTCGGCGACAAGAGCGCCGTTGGCCGGCACGTCGGCTTCGGTCCGGGGCCCGAGGCCAAACTGACGATTCAGATCGTCGGGGTGGTCGCCGATTCGCTCTACGAAGGCCCGCGCGAAGGGGTACGCCGCCAGGTGTTCATTCCCAGCTGGGGTCGCGGCGGCGTGGCCTTCTACATGCGCACGACCGATGCGTCGAGCAGCGCTTTCAACCTGGTGCGAAGCGAGGTCAAGCGGCTGGATGCCGGCATGCCGGTATTCGGCATAAAGACGCTGCAGGGCCAGCTCGACGAAACGCTGTTGAGCGATCGCCTGATCGCCATGCTGTCGGCCGGCTTCGGCTTGCTGGCGACGCTGCTGGCCTCGGTTGGCCTCTACGGCGTAATGGCGTTCATCGTGGCCCGCCGCAAGAAGGAGCTGGGCCTGCGGCTGGCGCTCGGCGCCGAGCCGGCGTCCTTGGTCTGGCTGGTGATGAAGGAAGTCCTGCTGCTGCTGGTCATTGGCTTGGTGGTCGGCGTCCCCGCGGCGATTGCCCTGGGGCGGTACGTGTCGTCGCAGTTGTTCGGCATCGAGCCGAACGATCCATGGATGGCCGTCTCGACCATGGCGCTGCTGACCCTGGTATCGGCGGCGGCGGGGATGATTCCCGCGCGGCGGGCGAGCCAGATCGACCCAATCCTGGCACTGCGGTATGAATAG
- a CDS encoding fumarylacetoacetate hydrolase family protein: MQRILITVLLVLLASPSWSTAQTAITSAEPFKLGTFEIAGDERIGIVLQDKLIVDLNAANRALERNPAYPRIPMPEDMRALVGQYEYGMKTRLYEIVNDIVANKRVSASPRPLYIHDLAAVRTLAPLQPRKILNAAVNFYSHVNEGGTPEQQKKAADERRASRGVPYLFLKPTEGAIIGNGANVILPYGRDRIDWEVELGIVIGKAAKYVPASKAAEYIFGYTVTIDVSDRGGRPPDSRPGSDWFVGKGHDTFAPMGPWIVPKEFYGDPMKRLRQTLSVGGQQMQEGLPGDMIHSVYEIIEYGSSIITLFPGDLVNNGTSGGVGMGSAVRGKPSFLKAGDVITASIEGIGTLTMPVVAEPAPTPGTGSYLPPVSSYRKPQQ; the protein is encoded by the coding sequence ATGCAACGCATCCTGATTACCGTCCTGCTCGTACTTCTGGCCAGCCCGTCCTGGTCAACCGCTCAAACCGCCATCACCAGCGCCGAACCATTCAAGCTCGGCACTTTTGAGATCGCCGGCGACGAACGTATCGGCATCGTCCTCCAGGACAAGCTGATCGTCGACCTGAACGCCGCCAACCGCGCGCTCGAGCGCAACCCCGCCTATCCGCGCATCCCGATGCCTGAAGACATGCGGGCGCTGGTCGGCCAGTACGAGTATGGGATGAAGACCCGCTTGTACGAGATCGTCAACGACATCGTCGCCAACAAGCGCGTGTCGGCGAGCCCGCGCCCGCTGTATATCCACGACCTCGCCGCGGTGCGGACGCTCGCGCCGCTGCAGCCGCGCAAGATCCTGAACGCGGCCGTGAACTTCTACAGCCACGTCAACGAGGGCGGTACGCCCGAGCAGCAGAAGAAGGCGGCCGATGAGCGGCGCGCCTCGCGCGGCGTGCCGTACCTGTTCCTCAAGCCGACCGAGGGCGCCATCATCGGCAACGGCGCCAACGTGATCCTGCCGTATGGCCGCGATCGCATCGACTGGGAAGTGGAGCTCGGCATCGTCATCGGCAAGGCCGCGAAGTATGTGCCGGCGAGCAAGGCGGCCGAGTACATCTTCGGCTACACCGTCACCATCGACGTGTCCGATCGCGGCGGACGTCCGCCAGACTCGCGTCCCGGTTCGGACTGGTTCGTCGGCAAGGGTCACGACACGTTTGCGCCAATGGGTCCGTGGATCGTGCCGAAAGAGTTTTACGGCGACCCCATGAAGCGGCTGCGCCAGACGCTGTCGGTCGGCGGCCAGCAGATGCAGGAGGGCCTGCCCGGCGACATGATTCACTCGGTCTACGAGATCATCGAGTACGGGTCGTCGATCATCACGCTGTTCCCGGGCGACCTGGTCAACAACGGCACCTCGGGCGGAGTGGGCATGGGCTCGGCCGTTCGCGGCAAGCCGAGCTTCCTGAAGGCGGGTGACGTGATCACCGCGAGCATCGAGGGCATCGGCACGTTGACGATGCCGGTGGTCGCGGAGCCGGCGCCGACGCCGGGCACCGGATCGTACCTGCCGCCGGTCAGCAGCTACCGCAAGCCGCAGCAGTAG
- the bla gene encoding subclass B3 metallo-beta-lactamase, with product MIQQGLIAAAIAVLMSSGQATLRPDPPIKCSSCDEWNEPIEPFQVYANTYYVGTAGLSALLITGEAGHVLLDGGLSQSAPLIAASIRKLGFKLEDVKLILNSHAHYDHAAGIAALQRASGATVVSSASGAQGFAIGNAVPDDPQAGFGNNDFPAVKNVRVVKDKDVVRLGPLAIQMHNTAGHTPGSTTWTWQSCADGNCLNLVYADSISAIAAPGFRFTGDAKTPSRVDQFRKSITTVGELPCDIMITTHPMATDLAGKLKKRAAKPAVDPFIDPQACRALAANAMKALEARVAEEIKK from the coding sequence ATGATCCAGCAGGGATTGATCGCCGCGGCGATCGCAGTTCTGATGTCCTCCGGCCAGGCCACGCTGCGTCCGGATCCACCCATCAAGTGCTCGAGCTGCGACGAATGGAACGAGCCGATCGAGCCGTTCCAGGTTTACGCCAACACCTACTACGTTGGCACCGCGGGGCTGTCGGCCCTGCTAATCACCGGGGAAGCGGGCCACGTCCTGCTCGACGGCGGCCTCTCCCAGTCGGCGCCACTCATCGCGGCCAGCATCCGCAAGCTGGGCTTCAAGCTCGAGGACGTCAAGCTGATCCTGAACTCGCACGCGCACTACGACCACGCCGCCGGCATTGCCGCCCTGCAGCGCGCCAGCGGCGCCACCGTCGTGTCGAGCGCGTCAGGCGCGCAAGGCTTCGCCATTGGCAACGCCGTACCCGATGATCCGCAGGCCGGCTTCGGCAACAACGACTTCCCGGCGGTCAAGAACGTGCGCGTCGTGAAGGACAAGGACGTGGTGCGCCTCGGACCGCTGGCGATTCAGATGCACAACACGGCCGGACACACACCCGGCAGCACCACCTGGACGTGGCAGTCGTGCGCTGATGGCAACTGCCTTAACCTGGTCTACGCCGACAGCATTTCGGCCATTGCAGCGCCGGGATTCCGCTTCACCGGCGATGCGAAGACGCCAAGCCGCGTCGATCAATTCCGCAAGAGCATCACCACGGTCGGTGAACTGCCGTGCGACATCATGATCACCACGCACCCGATGGCCACCGACCTGGCCGGCAAGCTGAAGAAGCGGGCCGCGAAACCGGCCGTGGACCCGTTCATTGATCCGCAGGCCTGCCGGGCGCTGGCCGCCAACGCCATGAAGGCGCTCGAGGCGAGGGTCGCGGAAGAAATCAAGAAGTAG
- a CDS encoding DNA-3-methyladenine glycosylase yields MTKAVRVSLAYRAPFDWGALIGFLAARATPGVEVVEADGYRRTIAIDGRVGTLAVGLSSAAPAIDLAIRFPDARAHALIVARVRRMFDLDGDPAVVAEHLGGDPWLGPVLTRHPGLRTPGAWDGFEVSVRAILGQQVSVAAATTVAGRLARRFGGVVEGADGLNRLFPVPEQLAEAPIEEVGVISARAGSIRALACAVLAGDVRFSNTPASEVTRSLEALRGIGPWTAQYIAMRALGDPDAFLAGDLILRQRAGGCSARELERHAERWRPWRASAVMLMWQAATDAQKDMDEVGRLRPISLDARGDRRRARGGQKHPRKAAGRPVPQRGVRRR; encoded by the coding sequence GTGACGAAAGCGGTCCGCGTGAGCCTGGCCTATCGGGCCCCATTCGATTGGGGTGCGCTGATTGGCTTCCTGGCCGCGCGCGCCACGCCTGGGGTGGAGGTGGTCGAAGCAGATGGTTATCGGCGAACCATCGCGATCGACGGCCGGGTCGGCACCCTCGCGGTAGGCCTGTCTTCGGCCGCGCCGGCGATCGATTTGGCTATCCGGTTCCCCGACGCTCGCGCGCATGCGCTAATCGTTGCACGCGTGCGGCGCATGTTCGATCTGGACGGGGATCCCGCAGTTGTCGCCGAGCACCTGGGTGGCGATCCCTGGCTTGGGCCTGTCCTCACACGGCATCCCGGGCTGCGGACTCCGGGGGCCTGGGACGGGTTCGAGGTGTCGGTGCGCGCCATCCTGGGACAACAGGTGTCGGTGGCGGCGGCCACGACGGTTGCCGGCCGATTGGCCAGGCGCTTTGGCGGCGTGGTCGAAGGAGCCGACGGCCTCAATCGCCTCTTCCCGGTCCCCGAGCAGTTGGCCGAGGCGCCGATCGAGGAGGTTGGCGTCATCTCTGCCCGCGCCGGCAGCATTCGCGCCCTTGCCTGCGCAGTCCTGGCTGGGGACGTGCGTTTCAGCAACACGCCGGCTTCGGAGGTGACGCGCTCGCTCGAGGCCTTGCGCGGGATCGGCCCCTGGACTGCACAGTACATCGCAATGCGGGCGCTCGGTGACCCCGACGCCTTTCTGGCCGGCGACCTGATCCTGCGGCAGAGGGCCGGCGGCTGCAGCGCTCGTGAACTCGAACGGCATGCCGAACGCTGGCGTCCGTGGCGGGCGTCGGCGGTGATGCTGATGTGGCAGGCCGCCACGGACGCGCAGAAGGATATGGACGAGGTCGGGCGGTTGAGGCCAATATCCTTGGATGCGCGTGGCGATCGTCGGCGGGCCCGGGGTGGGCAAAAGCACCCTCGTAAGGCAGCTGGCCGACCTGTACCACAACGGGGCGTACGGCGAAGGTGA
- a CDS encoding MarR family transcriptional regulator, translated as MSSALAAELKQNKPFASLKEEAALSIARTAAVLDHQVAQALKGHALTPSQYNVLRILRGAGAAGLCRNEVGERLVAQVPDVTRLLDRMEETGLISRQRSAEDRRYVTTRITRKGLDLVDKLDKPMRELVQTQLGHVSEKSLRAVIDGLAEVRKKP; from the coding sequence ATGTCATCGGCCTTGGCCGCGGAACTGAAGCAGAACAAGCCGTTCGCGAGCCTCAAGGAAGAGGCGGCGCTCAGCATTGCCCGGACGGCGGCGGTGCTCGACCACCAGGTGGCGCAGGCCCTGAAGGGCCACGCCCTGACGCCGAGCCAGTACAACGTGCTGCGCATCTTGCGCGGGGCCGGCGCTGCCGGCTTGTGCCGCAACGAGGTCGGCGAGCGCCTGGTGGCCCAGGTGCCTGACGTGACCCGGTTGCTAGACCGGATGGAAGAGACCGGCTTGATCTCCCGTCAGCGCAGCGCCGAGGATCGCCGCTACGTGACGACCCGAATTACCCGCAAGGGCCTGGACCTCGTGGACAAGCTCGACAAGCCGATGCGCGAGCTGGTGCAAACGCAGCTGGGCCACGTAAGCGAGAAGAGCCTGCGGGCGGTCATCGACGGATTGGCCGAAGTTCGTAAGAAACCCTGA
- a CDS encoding YceI family protein has translation MTTAIATVPTLKTYKIDAAHSEATFQVRHLITKVRGRFAEFDGAVTFAADAPASSSVEFTIQTKSIDTSQAQRDEHLRSADFFDVEKFPLLTFKSTAVAARGDSQFDVTGDLTIRDVTKTITLPVAYLGEAKDPWGNAKVAFETELTLNRKDYGLNWNAALETGGFLVGDDVKVSLSIQAA, from the coding sequence ATGACTACCGCCATCGCCACCGTTCCCACGCTCAAGACCTACAAGATCGACGCGGCCCATTCGGAGGCGACGTTCCAGGTCCGCCACCTGATCACCAAGGTGCGCGGCCGCTTCGCCGAGTTCGACGGCGCCGTCACGTTCGCTGCCGACGCGCCGGCCAGCTCGTCGGTTGAATTCACCATCCAGACCAAGAGCATCGACACCAGCCAGGCGCAGCGCGACGAGCACCTGCGCTCGGCCGACTTCTTCGATGTCGAGAAGTTCCCACTGCTGACCTTCAAGAGCACCGCGGTGGCCGCGCGCGGCGACAGCCAGTTCGACGTCACCGGCGACCTGACCATCCGCGACGTGACCAAGACCATCACGTTGCCGGTCGCCTACCTCGGCGAAGCCAAGGACCCGTGGGGCAACGCCAAGGTGGCGTTCGAAACGGAGCTCACGCTGAACCGCAAGGACTACGGCCTGAATTGGAACGCCGCGCTCGAAACCGGCGGGTTCCTCGTCGGCGACGATGTGAAGGTGAGCCTGTCGATCCAGGCCGCCTGA
- a CDS encoding zinc-dependent metalloprotease — MLKLFVLLIGTILLTGPAISAQAPAQPQRPAALQSIEDRTTGMKKMDGYFPLYWDERTGSMYLEISRFDTEFLFSTGLSAGLGSNDIGLDRGTGRGGGRLVYFERVGPRVMLVQPNQSFRSSSKNPLEVKSVAESFAKSTLWGFAVIAESGGSVLVDATDFFLRDVAGAAGSLRPGNYRLDRTRSAFYLPNTRNFPMNTEVDMTLTFVNEPTGGGGGGGPTQGPAPIAPPGAGGSGGGGGFGGGLFSGSVASVTPSPNEVTLREHASFVQLPDNNYTPRHDDPRAGYGGATFVDFSQPISEPIQFRLIRRHRLQKKDPTAAISEPVKPIQYWVDSGAPEDVRKALIEGAMWWDAAFQAAGFRNAFKVDVLPEGADPMDIRYNMINWVHRSTRGWSMGGSVSDPRTGEIIKATVTLGSLRDRQDYMIFEGLLSPYANGTERPAVLYETALQRIRQLSAHEVGHTLGIGHNYYNSSKGWISVMDYPVALAELKEDGTIDLSRAYHQNIGEWDKVAINWGYREFPNRAEDAAALLKIQNDAWAADLRYFTNQDISIHPNADQWTNGANQTDELTRLMKVRRAALDRIGTNTIRTGVPTVMIEEPLVPIYMYHRYAVESTSSSIGGQDFVYAMRDDGRTPVSWVSGEAQRKAIDALTATLKPSELTIPKRILDLIPPRPPGYPSHRELFPRTTGEGFDPVNPASIAADVTIGFMLQTDRAARMVTQSAVDQSLPGLGEVIDRLVRATFDAPTSGTYEAEVRRATERVLVDRLMWLASAAPNAQVRAIASLKLDRLRARAANVGPAAAGSQAESERAHRLMMAADIKRFIERPVNDQLSGRIMPPSPAPPGAPIGDEPLEWLARPPYKH, encoded by the coding sequence ATGTTGAAACTGTTCGTGTTGCTTATCGGTACCATCCTGCTCACGGGTCCGGCGATCTCCGCCCAGGCTCCCGCGCAGCCACAGCGTCCCGCTGCCCTGCAGTCCATCGAGGACCGCACCACCGGCATGAAGAAGATGGACGGCTACTTCCCGCTGTACTGGGATGAACGCACCGGCTCCATGTATTTGGAGATCTCGCGGTTCGACACCGAGTTCCTGTTCTCGACCGGCCTCTCGGCCGGTCTCGGCTCGAACGACATCGGTCTCGACCGCGGCACCGGCCGCGGCGGCGGGCGCCTGGTTTACTTCGAGCGCGTCGGTCCGCGCGTGATGCTGGTGCAACCGAACCAGTCGTTCCGCTCCAGCAGCAAGAACCCGCTCGAAGTGAAATCGGTCGCCGAATCGTTCGCCAAGTCCACGCTGTGGGGGTTCGCCGTGATAGCCGAGTCCGGCGGAAGCGTGCTCGTGGATGCCACCGATTTCTTCCTGCGCGACGTGGCCGGCGCCGCCGGCAGCCTGCGCCCCGGCAACTACCGCCTTGACCGCACCCGCAGCGCTTTCTACCTGCCCAACACCCGCAACTTCCCGATGAACACCGAAGTCGACATGACGCTGACGTTCGTCAACGAACCGACTGGCGGCGGTGGCGGCGGCGGTCCCACCCAGGGCCCGGCGCCGATTGCGCCTCCGGGCGCTGGTGGTAGCGGTGGTGGCGGCGGCTTTGGCGGCGGCCTCTTTTCCGGCTCCGTGGCCAGCGTGACACCCTCGCCGAACGAGGTCACGCTTCGCGAGCACGCCTCGTTCGTGCAGCTGCCCGACAACAACTACACGCCTCGCCACGACGACCCGCGCGCCGGCTACGGCGGCGCGACGTTCGTGGATTTCAGCCAGCCGATCAGCGAGCCGATCCAGTTCCGGCTCATCCGCCGCCATCGCCTGCAGAAGAAGGATCCCACCGCCGCAATCAGCGAGCCGGTGAAGCCAATCCAGTACTGGGTTGATTCCGGCGCGCCCGAAGACGTCAGGAAGGCGCTGATCGAAGGCGCGATGTGGTGGGATGCGGCGTTCCAGGCCGCCGGCTTCCGCAACGCGTTCAAGGTGGACGTGCTGCCCGAGGGCGCCGACCCGATGGACATCCGCTACAACATGATCAACTGGGTCCACCGCTCGACCCGCGGCTGGAGCATGGGCGGCTCGGTGTCGGATCCACGCACCGGCGAGATCATCAAGGCCACCGTCACGCTCGGCTCGCTGCGCGATCGCCAGGACTACATGATCTTCGAGGGCCTGCTGTCGCCGTATGCGAACGGCACCGAACGCCCGGCGGTCCTCTACGAGACCGCCCTGCAGCGCATCCGCCAGTTGTCGGCGCACGAGGTTGGGCACACCCTCGGCATCGGCCACAACTACTACAACAGCAGCAAGGGCTGGATCTCGGTGATGGACTATCCGGTCGCCCTCGCCGAGCTGAAAGAGGACGGCACGATCGATCTCTCGCGTGCCTACCACCAGAACATCGGCGAGTGGGACAAGGTGGCCATCAACTGGGGCTACCGCGAGTTTCCCAATCGCGCCGAAGACGCGGCGGCGCTGCTGAAGATCCAGAACGACGCCTGGGCGGCGGACCTGCGCTACTTCACCAACCAGGACATCAGCATCCACCCCAATGCCGACCAGTGGACCAACGGCGCCAACCAGACCGACGAGCTGACCCGCTTGATGAAGGTCCGGCGCGCCGCGCTCGATCGCATCGGCACCAACACCATCCGCACCGGTGTGCCCACTGTGATGATCGAAGAACCACTGGTGCCGATCTACATGTACCACCGCTACGCCGTCGAAAGCACCTCATCGTCGATTGGCGGCCAGGACTTCGTTTACGCGATGCGAGACGATGGCCGCACGCCGGTGAGCTGGGTGTCGGGCGAAGCGCAGCGCAAGGCGATTGACGCGCTGACCGCGACGCTCAAGCCGTCGGAGCTGACCATCCCGAAGCGCATCCTCGACCTGATTCCGCCGCGGCCGCCAGGCTACCCCTCGCACCGCGAGCTGTTCCCGCGCACCACCGGCGAGGGCTTCGATCCCGTGAACCCCGCGTCGATCGCCGCCGACGTCACGATTGGCTTCATGCTCCAGACCGACCGCGCCGCGCGCATGGTCACCCAGTCCGCCGTCGATCAGTCGCTGCCCGGATTGGGTGAGGTGATTGACCGGCTGGTGAGGGCCACGTTCGACGCGCCGACGTCGGGCACTTATGAAGCGGAGGTCCGGCGCGCCACCGAACGCGTGCTGGTCGACCGCCTGATGTGGCTGGCGAGCGCGGCGCCCAACGCCCAGGTGCGGGCGATCGCGTCTCTCAAGCTCGATCGGCTTCGGGCGCGGGCGGCCAATGTCGGGCCGGCCGCCGCGGGTTCGCAGGCTGAATCGGAGCGCGCCCATCGCTTGATGATGGCCGCTGACATCAAGCGCTTCATCGAGCGGCCAGTGAACGATCAGCTCTCGGGGCGGATTATGCCGCCATCGCCGGCGCCCCCCGGCGCGCCGATCGGCGACGAACCGCTGGAGTGGCTCGCGCGGCCGCCGTACAAGCACTAG
- a CDS encoding transcriptional regulator has protein sequence MSVEHRKLVTIVTEAALEHELVGEIQRLGASGYTITDARGKGGRGVRNASWTPSANIRIEVVCQAGVADAIAAMLQTRYYDNYAMILYIGEVAVLRPEKF, from the coding sequence ATGTCCGTGGAACATCGCAAGCTGGTGACCATCGTTACCGAAGCCGCACTGGAGCACGAGTTGGTTGGCGAGATTCAACGGCTGGGTGCGTCCGGCTACACCATCACCGACGCGCGCGGTAAGGGCGGCCGCGGCGTCCGCAACGCCAGTTGGACGCCGAGTGCCAATATTCGGATCGAAGTGGTGTGCCAGGCCGGCGTCGCCGATGCGATTGCGGCCATGCTCCAGACGCGCTATTACGACAACTACGCCATGATCCTGTACATCGGCGAGGTCGCGGTCCTTCGACCCGAAAAGTTCTGA
- a CDS encoding sodium-dependent bicarbonate transport family permease: MTTLDPVVLFFLLGLTAGLLRADLRLPPAIYDFLTILLLLTIGLKGGVELAAQPFGALLPQMLVVVLMGVLLPLAAYPVLRIAGRLARADAASIAAHYGSVSVGTYAVAVAYLASRQVAFEGYVAVFLVLLEMPAIVVGILLARGIDRNAPWRPIAREVLLGKSIVLLLGGLIIGWVAGAEGIRPVEPLFMDLFKGVLALFLLEMGLIAAGQAGSLRRHGAFLVVFGIAMPLVAGARGAGLGWGMGLSVGGTALLATLMASASYIAVPAAMRLSVPEANPALSLAASLGITFPFNIVVGIPLYHRFAEYLYRLGG, encoded by the coding sequence ATGACCACACTCGATCCGGTCGTCCTGTTCTTCCTGCTGGGCCTCACCGCCGGCCTGCTGCGCGCCGACTTGCGGCTGCCGCCGGCCATCTACGACTTCCTGACCATCCTGCTGCTGCTGACCATCGGCCTGAAGGGCGGCGTCGAGCTGGCGGCGCAGCCGTTTGGCGCGCTGTTGCCGCAGATGTTGGTGGTGGTCCTGATGGGCGTCCTGCTGCCGCTGGCGGCCTACCCGGTCCTGCGGATCGCAGGCCGCCTGGCGAGGGCCGATGCGGCCTCGATTGCCGCGCACTACGGCTCGGTGAGCGTTGGAACGTACGCGGTGGCCGTCGCCTATCTGGCCAGTCGGCAGGTCGCTTTTGAGGGATACGTCGCCGTGTTCCTGGTGCTGCTGGAGATGCCCGCCATCGTCGTGGGAATTTTGTTGGCGCGAGGCATCGACCGCAACGCGCCCTGGCGGCCGATCGCGCGCGAAGTCCTGCTGGGCAAGAGCATCGTGCTGCTGCTCGGCGGGTTAATCATTGGCTGGGTCGCCGGCGCCGAGGGCATCAGGCCAGTCGAGCCCCTGTTTATGGATCTGTTCAAGGGCGTGCTCGCCCTGTTCCTGCTTGAAATGGGCCTGATAGCCGCCGGCCAGGCCGGGAGCCTCCGCCGCCATGGCGCGTTTCTGGTTGTGTTCGGCATTGCCATGCCGCTGGTCGCCGGCGCCCGTGGCGCCGGGTTGGGGTGGGGGATGGGGCTGTCGGTGGGAGGAACGGCGCTGCTGGCGACCCTGATGGCGAGTGCGTCGTACATCGCGGTGCCCGCCGCCATGCGCCTGTCGGTACCCGAGGCCAATCCGGCGCTGTCGCTGGCCGCCTCCCTGGGGATCACCTTTCCTTTCAATATCGTGGTCGGCATTCCCCTCTACCACCGGTTTGCCGAGTACCTTTATCGCCTGGGAGGATGA